The DNA window CGCTGTTCGTCTTTGCAGGTGGAGCAGCTTACGGGCTCATCGCGTTGGCTGTCCCGCTTTCACCGTTGGTAGGGGCGGCCCTCGGGTTTCCCTCTGAACTCGTCGTGGCAATTCCCGCTGTACTCGCTGGGAGCACGCTCCCTGCGTGGCTGCCATACAACTCGACCGGCGATCAACTCGTCTTGATTGGCGAGGTATCTCCGGCATTTTTCCCGCTCGTTTTCCTCTCCGGACTCCTCGGCATCGCCGATAGTTTCCGCGAACCAGCGAGCATGGCGTTGTTCGCCGACGAAGGCACCGAAGAAGGCGGTGTCGCCTCGAGTTTCGGTATCCGCGAGCTCGTCTGGCGTCCAGGAAGCGTGATCGCTCCCTTGCTCGGCGGCTGGCTGATGGTCGAGGTGAGTATGGCGTCGGTCTTCTACGTCGGGGGTGCGTTTGCGCTGACTGGCGTGACGACATTTTTCGTCATTCTCGTACGTTTTCATGGACGAAGTGCGCTCATGAAGTGGTGAGCAACAGGAACCGATTCGAGTTTATCGTTGGCTCACGCAAAAGTTTTGTAGGAGTTTCGTGAGATGATTCTGCATTCGACTGTGTGGCAGCTTGGAGAAAGCAGCCCTCTTGACCACCTCAATTGATGATAGGTTTAATACCTCAGTCATCAGCATAGGTGATCACAGGAAACGCGCTTAATCTCTAAAAACCAGAAATATACAAGACATTTGAAAAAGACCTTTGTTTGTTCATGCCATTGTGGAAACATACGGTAGGATGTGCCTCTGACACCGACATTCCTACCGCTTTAGCTGTATCGCCCTAACTATAAGACTATGTTCAATAAGCGCTCGTATTGGGGCATTTATTTCGTTCTAAAATACGTGTGGGGAATTGGGTTTCAACAAAGCTCGAAAAACGCAATCATATGCCATCCAGATGTGCGTGTACTCGCCGGTGCTCCGCTGAAATTGAACCGACTGTTTGTTCTTCGATCCAGACGATTCCATCGACGATCTCTTTCAGTGCAGAGAGCGTGTCCTCATCGTGTTTGGTGTACTCGAAACCAAGGACGACGAGCCCCGAGTCAGTCCGCCCCTCGATGAGGTGTTTAAGGACACTGATGGTGCGTTCCAGACCGTCGTCTGCGAGTAGCGGCGTGAGTGATCGAATCCCAAAATGGGTCTTCTGGCTATCGCTCGCCATCGAGGCTTCTAGCTCCCAGAGTGCGAGTACGAGCCGAGTCAATTCGACCGAGTGCGGTAACGAGACGACTGGATACTTCTGGAATGGAGAAGAGGGGTGATTTTGCGGAGT is part of the Natronosalvus caseinilyticus genome and encodes:
- a CDS encoding DUF7504 family protein gives rise to the protein MPTPDSEKPLRAIDFEELPNSLTEDSVILVAKPAPLDEYAVSLRILDRFTSPAERRIIVTTAVSAERTIQQQIFLASPESGRFGVVDATPQNHPSSPFQKYPVVSLPHSVELTRLVLALWELEASMASDSQKTHFGIRSLTPLLADDGLERTISVLKHLIEGRTDSGLVVLGFEYTKHDEDTLSALKEIVDGIVWIEEQTVGSISAEHRRVHAHLDGI